From Halanaeroarchaeum sulfurireducens, a single genomic window includes:
- a CDS encoding enoyl-CoA hydratase/isomerase family protein produces the protein MAIHLEGWRDLRAALERAERETRTAVITGVEDVFSAGDDIAAIDAAETADEIDELLSALEDVLFGIETLDVPVVAAVNGLAYGGGCELVAAADLAVATDDATFALPEVTIGAYPLYVAERVAETVGKKRVMELALTARPIDAARAADWGLVNRVVTPDALEPTVDELVEAIADAPAATIRTTKRAVAARVQESGERDRVRGGFAQVRADEESRAAVERFLHGDPEV, from the coding sequence ATCGCCATTCACCTCGAGGGTTGGCGTGACCTCCGTGCGGCCCTGGAACGCGCCGAGCGGGAGACACGCACAGCAGTCATCACTGGCGTCGAGGACGTCTTCAGCGCTGGCGACGACATCGCCGCGATCGACGCCGCCGAAACGGCAGACGAGATCGACGAACTGCTGTCGGCTCTCGAGGACGTCCTCTTCGGTATCGAAACCCTCGACGTCCCGGTCGTGGCGGCGGTGAACGGTCTCGCCTACGGCGGCGGATGCGAACTGGTCGCAGCCGCCGACCTGGCCGTCGCGACCGACGACGCCACCTTCGCGCTTCCCGAGGTGACCATTGGCGCATATCCCCTCTACGTGGCCGAGCGAGTGGCCGAGACCGTCGGCAAGAAACGCGTCATGGAACTGGCGTTGACCGCCCGGCCCATCGATGCGGCTCGGGCGGCGGACTGGGGGCTCGTCAATCGCGTCGTCACGCCGGACGCACTCGAGCCCACCGTCGACGAACTGGTCGAGGCGATCGCGGACGCGCCGGCGGCGACGATCCGGACGACGAAGCGGGCGGTCGCGGCCCGGGTGCAAGAATCCGGCGAGCGCGACCGGGTTCGTGGCGGGTTCGCCCAGGTGCGGGCGGACGAGGAGAGTCGGGCGGCAGTCGAGCGGTTTCTGCACGGCGACCCGGAGGTTTAA
- a CDS encoding uroporphyrinogen-III synthase, whose translation MTATVAVFRPDDERIEAAVTLLESLGVEPVPDPMLAVEATGAVPRSDAAYVVFTSTTGIGLAAGRGWAPEGQRLAAIGPKTAERAEQAGFTVNIVPEEYTSEGLVAALEDEVQGATVEVARSDHGSEVLLDGLAAAGADVHETVLYRLVRPAEAGTSIDRAIEGNLDAVLFTSSLTVKHFFDAARERGVAAELREVMANVTVGCIGPPTRETAGAAGLECAVVPDDATFDALARAVVDALD comes from the coding sequence ATGACCGCGACGGTAGCGGTCTTCCGGCCGGACGACGAACGCATCGAGGCGGCGGTCACCCTCCTCGAATCGCTCGGCGTCGAGCCCGTCCCCGATCCGATGCTCGCCGTCGAGGCCACCGGCGCAGTCCCGCGATCCGACGCTGCCTACGTCGTTTTCACGAGCACGACCGGCATCGGACTCGCGGCGGGCCGTGGGTGGGCGCCGGAGGGCCAGCGACTCGCCGCCATCGGTCCGAAAACGGCCGAGCGGGCCGAGCAGGCCGGGTTCACCGTGAACATCGTCCCCGAGGAGTACACATCCGAGGGGCTGGTCGCCGCACTCGAAGACGAGGTCCAGGGTGCCACCGTCGAAGTGGCCCGCAGCGATCACGGGAGTGAGGTCCTCCTCGATGGCCTGGCCGCCGCGGGGGCGGACGTCCACGAGACGGTTCTCTATCGGCTCGTCAGGCCCGCCGAGGCGGGGACGTCGATCGACCGGGCGATCGAAGGGAATCTCGACGCCGTCCTGTTCACCTCCTCGCTGACCGTGAAACACTTCTTCGACGCCGCCAGGGAGCGTGGCGTGGCCGCCGAACTGCGCGAGGTCATGGCGAACGTGACGGTTGGCTGTATCGGCCCGCCGACCCGGGAGACGGCCGGGGCGGCGGGTCTCGAATGCGCGGTCGTCCCTGACGACGCCACCTTCGACGCGCTCGCGCGGGCGGTCGTCGACGCGCTCGACTGA
- the hemC gene encoding hydroxymethylbilane synthase — protein sequence MSTRESIAVATRGSDLALRQARTVAERLEDHRIEATLVEVETTGDRIDDALIQDLGKTGAFVRALDERVLDGEVDAAVHSMKDVPTDQPDDIVVAAVPRRASPVDVLLSPTGEDLGTLPAGATVGTSSLRRGAQILARRPDLAVEPLRGNVDTRVQKLLAPRLQAEHERRLEAKKADRSDKERDRKRTDDRDVHDDGPTFERSVEEWFDDRSELDRQAMEREVDTEYDAIVLARAGLERSGLTDAVSMSDLSRQHHVPSAGQGALAVTTRSDSELAERLFEALDHPHSRVATTAERIVLDELGGGCVAPIGIHAHIKGDAVSTRVQVLNLDGTEAIAETRDLDVEGYAAAARDFAADLADRGARELIEEAAQ from the coding sequence ATGAGCACGCGCGAGTCCATCGCGGTCGCCACGAGGGGGTCCGACCTGGCGCTCCGGCAGGCCAGAACGGTCGCGGAGCGCCTCGAGGACCATCGGATCGAGGCGACGCTGGTCGAAGTGGAGACGACCGGAGATCGAATCGACGACGCACTCATTCAAGATCTGGGCAAGACCGGGGCGTTCGTTCGTGCCCTGGACGAGCGGGTCCTCGACGGTGAGGTGGACGCCGCCGTCCACTCGATGAAGGACGTTCCCACGGACCAGCCCGACGACATCGTCGTCGCTGCGGTCCCACGCCGGGCCAGTCCCGTCGACGTCCTCCTGTCGCCAACGGGTGAGGACCTCGGCACCCTCCCGGCCGGGGCCACCGTCGGAACGTCGAGTCTCCGCCGGGGCGCACAGATACTCGCACGGCGTCCGGATCTCGCCGTCGAACCGTTGCGGGGGAACGTCGACACGCGGGTGCAAAAGCTCCTGGCGCCCCGCCTCCAGGCCGAGCACGAGCGACGTCTCGAGGCCAAGAAGGCCGACAGAAGCGACAAAGAGCGCGATCGAAAACGAACCGACGATCGGGACGTCCACGATGACGGCCCGACCTTCGAGCGATCCGTCGAGGAGTGGTTCGACGACCGGTCCGAACTCGACCGCCAGGCGATGGAACGCGAGGTCGACACGGAGTACGACGCCATCGTGCTCGCCCGGGCCGGTCTCGAGCGCAGCGGGCTGACCGACGCCGTGTCGATGTCCGATCTCTCGAGACAACACCACGTGCCCTCCGCGGGACAGGGGGCGCTCGCCGTCACGACCCGTTCGGACAGCGAGCTGGCAGAGCGGCTGTTCGAAGCGCTCGATCACCCCCACTCCCGCGTGGCGACGACTGCCGAGCGGATCGTCCTGGACGAACTCGGTGGAGGCTGCGTCGCCCCGATCGGGATTCACGCCCACATCAAGGGCGACGCCGTCTCGACCCGCGTCCAGGTGTTGAATCTGGACGGAACCGAGGCGATCGCCGAGACGCGCGACCTCGATGTCGAAGGGTACGCCGCGGCGGCACGGGACTTCGCGGCGGACCTGGCCGACCGCGGCGCGCGCGAACTCATCGAGGAGGCGGCGCAATGA
- a CDS encoding transcription initiation factor IIB: MNTTQKSLRERESAESETEATESVQQCPECEGTLARDEERGETVCEDCGLVVDEEQIDPGPEWRAYDAQDREQKRRVGPPKTKLMHDEGLSTTIDWRDTDTNGRVLSSRKRKQMHRLRRLDNTSKANPSRARTLQPALKEISRMGSALGLPSHVRETASVIFRRALDEDLVRGRSIEGVSTAALYAAARKANVPRTTDEMERVCRVGVKEFQRTYRYLNRELGLEVRPVDPGTYIDRFISDLGLSTEVERCARTLLDAAKAQGLHSGKKPTSLAAAAIYAAGVLTNEKVTQEEVSEVTDVTKVTIRKRYPELVEAVDMDETACASL, from the coding sequence ATGAATACCACCCAAAAGAGTCTACGAGAGCGTGAATCAGCGGAATCCGAAACCGAAGCGACCGAATCTGTCCAGCAGTGTCCCGAATGCGAGGGGACGCTCGCCCGCGACGAAGAACGAGGTGAGACGGTGTGTGAGGACTGCGGCCTGGTTGTCGACGAGGAGCAGATCGATCCCGGACCGGAGTGGCGGGCCTACGACGCACAGGACAGAGAACAGAAGCGTCGGGTCGGTCCGCCGAAGACGAAGCTGATGCATGACGAAGGGCTGTCGACCACCATCGACTGGCGGGATACCGACACCAACGGCCGTGTCCTCTCGTCGCGGAAACGCAAACAGATGCACCGTTTGCGCCGCCTGGACAACACCTCCAAGGCCAATCCAAGTCGCGCGAGGACCCTGCAACCGGCGCTCAAGGAGATATCGCGGATGGGATCGGCCCTCGGCCTGCCGAGTCACGTCCGCGAGACGGCCAGTGTGATTTTCCGACGTGCCCTCGACGAAGACCTGGTGCGCGGTCGGTCGATCGAGGGTGTATCCACCGCGGCGCTCTACGCGGCCGCCCGGAAGGCGAACGTCCCGCGGACCACCGACGAGATGGAGCGGGTCTGCCGGGTCGGCGTCAAGGAGTTCCAGCGGACCTACCGGTACCTGAACCGCGAACTGGGTCTGGAGGTCCGCCCGGTCGACCCCGGGACCTACATCGACCGGTTCATCTCCGATCTGGGGCTCTCGACGGAGGTCGAGCGGTGTGCCAGGACGCTGCTCGACGCCGCCAAAGCGCAGGGGCTCCACAGCGGCAAAAAACCCACGAGCCTGGCCGCGGCCGCCATCTACGCCGCCGGCGTCCTGACGAACGAGAAGGTGACCCAGGAGGAGGTCAGCGAGGTGACCGACGTGACGAAGGTGACCATCAGGAAGCGCTATCCGGAACTGGTCGAGGCCGTCGACATGGACGAGACGGCCTGTGCGTCCCTCTGA